One window from the genome of Brienomyrus brachyistius isolate T26 unplaced genomic scaffold, BBRACH_0.4 scaffold74, whole genome shotgun sequence encodes:
- the LOC125726667 gene encoding protein BTG2-like — translation MTNGGSCKAEMAPEVAAAAGFVASLLGTRGFLTEQQLQVFKDCLQQALSEHYAHHWFPERPQRGSGYRCIRINHEMDPIISKVATRIGLNSQQLFLLLPRELTLWVDPYEVSYRIGEDGSICVLYEAEVPAAVSGTGGDNARNPGVNCKSFMMGRTSPPKTYLMTVSS, via the exons ATGACCAACGGCGGCAGTTGCAAAGCGGAGATGGCCCCGGAGGTAGCGGCCGCGGCCGGCTTTGTTGCCAGTCTGTTGGGGACCAGGGGCTTCCTCACTGAACAACAACTGCAAGTGTTCAAGGACTGCTTACAGCAGGCACTATCAG AGCACTACGCGCACCACTGGTTTCCAGAAAGACCCCAGAGGGGTTCTGGTTACCGCTGCATTCGGATTAACCATGAAATGGACCCTATCATAAGCAAAGTCGCCACCCGCATTGGTTTGAATAGCCAGCAGCTCTTTCTTCTCCTGCCGCGGGAGCTGACACTCTGGGTGGATCCCTACGAGGTTTCCTACAGGATCGGAGAGGACGGATCCATCTGCGTGCTTTACGAAGCCGAAGTGCCGGCCGCCGTCTCTGGAACCGGCGGCGATAACGCGCGCAATCCCGGCGTCAACTGCAAAAGCTTCATGATGGGCCGCACAAGCCCCCCGAAAACCTACCTGATGACCGTGTCCAGTTAG